The window GTTCCTCGGGTCTGCCCTATGCGATCCCCGACGTGCTGAAGGGGGGCATGAATCTCGGCTTCATGTTCCTGCCGATCTATCGCGGCTGGGTGGTGATCTTCTCGCTGATCGTCTGCCTGCTGACCTGGTACTTGATCGAGCGCACGCGACTCGGCGCCAACCTGCGCGCCGCCACCGAAAATCCGACATTGGTGCGCGCCTTCGGCATCAACGTGCCGCGCATGATCACTTTGACCTACGGGCTCGGCGTCGGTCTCGCGGCGCTCGCCGGCGTGCTGTCGGCGCCGATCAACCAGGTGCGGCCGCTGATGGGCGCCGACCTGATCATCGTGGTGTTCGCCGTCGTGGTGATCGGCGGCATGGGCTCGATCATGGGCTCGATCATCACCGGTTTCGCGCTCGGCATCGTCGAGGGCTTGACCAAGTATTTTTATCCCGAGGCCTCCAACACCGTCGTGTTCGTTCTGATGGTGCTGGTGCTGCTGATCAAGCCATCGGGACTGACGGGACGGGCGGCCTAACATGACCACAATCACCGAAAACGCCATTCCTGAACCGCGCCGCGGCACCAGCGACGCGATGATCGCCTTCGTGATCATGACCGCGCTGCTGGTGGTGGTGCCGCTGACCGGCGTCTATCCGTTCTTCGTGATGCAGGCGCTGTGCTTCGCATTGCTCGCCTGCGCCTTCAACCTGCTGATCGGCTATGGCGGGTTGCTGTCGTTCGGCCACGCGATGTTCTTGGGCACCGCCGGCTATTTCACGGCGCATGCGCTGAAGGTGTGGGGCGTGACGCCTGAACTTGGCATCCTGATCGGCACGGTCGGCGCCGCGGCGCTCGGCGTCATCACCGGCGTGATTGCGATCCGCCGTCAGGGCATCTATTTCGCGATGATCACGCTGGCACTGTCGCAGCTGCTCTACTTCGTCTATCTGCAGACGCCGTTCACCCATGGCGAAGACGGCATCCAGGGCATCCCGCAGGGGTATCTGTTCGGCATCTTCAATCTGTCGAAGCCGATCACGCTGTATTACGTGATCCTCGCCGGCTTCCTGCTCGGCTTCCTGCTGATCTACCGCGCCATCAACTCGCCGTTC is drawn from Nitrobacteraceae bacterium AZCC 2146 and contains these coding sequences:
- a CDS encoding branched-chain amino acid transport system permease protein (product_source=KO:K01997; cog=COG0559; ko=KO:K01997; pfam=PF02653; transmembrane_helix_parts=Outside_1_9,TMhelix_10_32,Inside_33_38,TMhelix_39_58,Outside_59_62,TMhelix_63_83,Inside_84_95,TMhelix_96_118,Outside_119_141,TMhelix_142_164,Inside_165_193,TMhelix_194_216,Outside_217_225,TMhelix_226_255,Inside_256_261,TMhelix_262_281,Outside_282_291), with the protein product MSINLQALFAQLLVGLINGSFYALLSLGLAVIFGMLNIINFAHGALYMMGAFCAYFLLNALNIGYWPALIVAPVAVGIFGMILERTMLKWISGLDHLYGLLLTFGMALIIQGVFQNYFGSSGLPYAIPDVLKGGMNLGFMFLPIYRGWVVIFSLIVCLLTWYLIERTRLGANLRAATENPTLVRAFGINVPRMITLTYGLGVGLAALAGVLSAPINQVRPLMGADLIIVVFAVVVIGGMGSIMGSIITGFALGIVEGLTKYFYPEASNTVVFVLMVLVLLIKPSGLTGRAA
- a CDS encoding branched-chain amino acid transport system permease protein (product_source=KO:K01998; cath_funfam=1.20.5.100; cog=COG4177; ko=KO:K01998; pfam=PF02653; superfamily=52518; transmembrane_helix_parts=Outside_1_19,TMhelix_20_42,Inside_43_48,TMhelix_49_71,Outside_72_90,TMhelix_91_113,Inside_114_119,TMhelix_120_142,Outside_143_166,TMhelix_167_189,Inside_190_217,TMhelix_218_240,Outside_241_254,TMhelix_255_277,Inside_278_283,TMhelix_284_306,Outside_307_322); amino-acid sequence: MTTITENAIPEPRRGTSDAMIAFVIMTALLVVVPLTGVYPFFVMQALCFALLACAFNLLIGYGGLLSFGHAMFLGTAGYFTAHALKVWGVTPELGILIGTVGAAALGVITGVIAIRRQGIYFAMITLALSQLLYFVYLQTPFTHGEDGIQGIPQGYLFGIFNLSKPITLYYVILAGFLLGFLLIYRAINSPFGEVLKAIRENEPRAISLGYKTDQYKLLAYILSGTLAGFAGSLKVFVAQNASLTDVHWTMSGEIVLMTLVGGLGTIFGPVVGAFVIIAMQQYLAGFGQWVTVIQGAIFVICVLTFRRGVIGEIAHYFRRSL